One segment of Ziziphus jujuba cultivar Dongzao chromosome 12, ASM3175591v1 DNA contains the following:
- the LOC107408214 gene encoding transcription factor PRE6 isoform X1, with translation MSSRRSRSRQQSGNSSAITDDQITDLVSKLQQLIPEIRNRRSDKVSASKVLQETCNYIRNLHREVDDLSDRLSELLANTDADSAQAAIIRSLLM, from the exons ATGTCTAGCAGAAGGTCTCGTTCAAGGCAACAATCAGGCAATTCCAGTGCTATTACTGATGACCAGATTACTGATCTAGTTTCTAAGTTACAACAACTTATTCCTGAGATTCGCAATAGGCGTTCTGACAAG GTTTCAGCTTCTAAGGTTTTGCAGGAGACTTGCAACTACATAAGAAACTTACACAGAGAGGTTGATGACCTAAGTGATAGATTATCTGAGCTCTTGGCAAATACAGATGCTGATAGTGCTCAAGCAGCAATAATCAGGAGCTTGCTTATGTGA
- the LOC107408214 gene encoding transcription factor PRE6 isoform X2, with protein sequence MERSRSRQQSGNSSAITDDQITDLVSKLQQLIPEIRNRRSDKVSASKVLQETCNYIRNLHREVDDLSDRLSELLANTDADSAQAAIIRSLLM encoded by the exons ATGGA AAGGTCTCGTTCAAGGCAACAATCAGGCAATTCCAGTGCTATTACTGATGACCAGATTACTGATCTAGTTTCTAAGTTACAACAACTTATTCCTGAGATTCGCAATAGGCGTTCTGACAAG GTTTCAGCTTCTAAGGTTTTGCAGGAGACTTGCAACTACATAAGAAACTTACACAGAGAGGTTGATGACCTAAGTGATAGATTATCTGAGCTCTTGGCAAATACAGATGCTGATAGTGCTCAAGCAGCAATAATCAGGAGCTTGCTTATGTGA